One window from the genome of Rhodopirellula halodulae encodes:
- a CDS encoding DUF1559 domain-containing protein, whose amino-acid sequence MHRSTPVRNHRSSGFTLVELLVVIAIIGVMVGLLLPAVQAAREAARRMQCSNNMKQLGLAIHNYHSTFKMFPANIGSQTTAGSPYRGASWLVQILPQMEQSPLYERLTFVGTDFSTQDQVNLNWEVLDQAIVPGFNCPSNVLPNYRDNNANGLTQAIGAPDSYTTQVVDYVGVAGYYYTPGKRQGDAGWQPGSRSDGSRNVWTGYGWMQDAGIIGINNSKYRNPKFASILDGTSQTIAIGEHSAEMPHADGTRTDSRPSSHAGGAWNAGPSQHGWLGWTANITVPRWPINSIYSGNYTQLYGYTLHNGFRSNHVGGAMFTMGDGAVRFITDSIDFDDVFMAMNGRNDRFVYEQDF is encoded by the coding sequence ATGCATCGTTCTACTCCGGTTCGCAATCACCGAAGCTCTGGCTTCACCCTCGTTGAGCTCCTTGTCGTCATCGCCATCATCGGCGTGATGGTGGGGTTGCTACTTCCCGCCGTTCAAGCGGCTCGGGAAGCTGCCCGCCGAATGCAATGCAGCAACAACATGAAACAGTTGGGACTCGCCATCCACAACTACCACAGCACCTTCAAGATGTTCCCCGCGAACATCGGATCTCAAACGACCGCGGGCAGCCCATACCGCGGAGCATCGTGGTTGGTCCAAATCCTACCTCAAATGGAACAGTCGCCACTCTACGAGCGGCTGACGTTTGTTGGCACTGACTTCAGCACGCAAGACCAGGTGAACCTCAACTGGGAAGTGCTGGACCAAGCCATTGTCCCTGGTTTTAATTGCCCGTCGAACGTCTTGCCGAACTACCGTGACAACAACGCGAATGGACTGACCCAAGCCATTGGCGCCCCCGATTCCTACACAACACAAGTCGTCGACTACGTCGGCGTGGCTGGTTATTACTACACACCCGGGAAACGCCAAGGCGATGCCGGATGGCAACCAGGCAGCCGTTCGGACGGTTCACGAAACGTTTGGACGGGCTATGGCTGGATGCAAGACGCCGGAATCATTGGCATCAACAACTCCAAGTACCGAAACCCAAAATTCGCGAGCATCCTCGACGGAACCAGCCAAACCATTGCGATTGGCGAACACTCCGCTGAAATGCCACACGCCGATGGCACGCGAACAGACAGTCGTCCCAGCAGCCATGCCGGTGGTGCTTGGAATGCAGGCCCATCGCAACACGGATGGTTGGGTTGGACCGCCAACATCACCGTTCCTCGCTGGCCCATCAACAGCATCTACTCGGGCAACTACACCCAACTGTATGGCTACACGCTGCACAACGGATTCCGATCCAACCATGTTGGTGGAGCCATGTTCACGATGGGTGACGGTGCCGTGCGATTCATCACCGATAGCATCGATTTCGATGATGTCTTCATGGCGATGAATGGTCGCAACGACCGCTTCGTGTACGAGCAAGACTTCTAA
- a CDS encoding carboxypeptidase-like regulatory domain-containing protein: MNGFSRFLTSTASLAALALMTGCGSDLPPIGEVSGLVTQDGKPVEGVAIEFVPVEGGRPSMAVTDSEGRYSAMYTADTDGALVGKHKIRYEVNGAAPAMPAPSDGEFIPTSKKPDMGGKNKMEPSEVEIVDGSNEINFEFIAG; encoded by the coding sequence ATGAACGGGTTCTCGCGATTTCTTACCAGCACGGCCTCGTTGGCTGCCCTCGCATTGATGACCGGCTGCGGTTCTGATCTACCGCCGATTGGCGAAGTCTCGGGACTCGTCACCCAAGACGGAAAACCCGTCGAAGGCGTTGCAATTGAATTCGTCCCCGTCGAGGGTGGACGCCCCTCCATGGCAGTCACCGACAGCGAAGGTCGCTACAGTGCGATGTACACGGCCGACACCGATGGTGCATTGGTCGGTAAGCACAAAATCCGCTATGAAGTGAACGGTGCCGCACCTGCGATGCCGGCACCATCGGACGGTGAATTCATTCCAACCTCAAAGAAACCTGACATGGGCGGCAAGAACAAAATGGAACCCAGCGAAGTCGAGATTGTCGACGGAAGCAACGAAATCAACTTTGAGTTTATCGCTGGATGA
- a CDS encoding carboxypeptidase regulatory-like domain-containing protein: MSIEFHPVSGGRPSLAFTNQSGHFEAIYLANVPGAKIGEHTIRYELTPGEMKPDITPAEMLQIARPTLADGSQLSPTQVTVSQGENHFKFELIPAPSPPEESEEPLMGEPEMDAESFIEPESLPELEPLDEYSSPLPVEQMIPGAPE, translated from the coding sequence ATGTCCATTGAATTTCACCCGGTGAGTGGCGGCCGACCTTCCCTGGCGTTCACCAATCAAAGCGGGCACTTCGAGGCGATCTATCTCGCCAATGTGCCCGGGGCGAAGATTGGCGAACACACCATTCGCTATGAACTGACGCCCGGCGAAATGAAACCGGACATCACCCCCGCCGAAATGCTGCAGATCGCTCGCCCGACGCTCGCAGACGGGTCTCAACTTTCACCGACGCAGGTCACGGTGTCACAAGGTGAGAACCATTTCAAGTTTGAGTTGATCCCTGCTCCATCGCCTCCCGAAGAGAGCGAAGAACCTTTGATGGGTGAGCCTGAGATGGACGCGGAGTCTTTCATCGAGCCGGAGTCATTACCCGAGTTGGAACCACTCGATGAATACAGCTCACCGCTGCCGGTGGAGCAAATGATCCCGGGCGCACCGGAGTGA
- a CDS encoding Glu/Leu/Phe/Val family dehydrogenase: MKAFEATRIFFDQAADRLEIEPDLREALLMPQREVQVQVTIRLDDGRLANYVGFRVQHDHSRGPMKGGLRFHPEVDLDETRALASLMTWKTAVVDLPYGGAKGGIGIDPSQLSRGEIERLTRAFVDQIHDIVGPDTDIPAPDMGTDHQVMAWFRNQWEKYHGFHPAVITGKPVEEYGAKGREEATGRGVGTLTVKLSKRLGMDPLKTRVAIQGFGNVGSHAAKFLHDAQFPIVAVSDITGTYYNADGLNIPELLRHKFSHPKGLLEGFEHAEHLPMDALLKLEHVEVLIPAALGGVITQKNAQDIHARVIIEAANGPVDPDADAALHDRGVTILPDILANAGGVTVSYFEWVQNRQHYRWPLDRVRQELDHTMNEAFEKVWQMAAQHEVSLRTAAYMIGISRVRRASELAGLA; encoded by the coding sequence ATGAAAGCTTTCGAAGCGACGCGGATTTTCTTTGACCAAGCCGCGGATCGATTGGAGATCGAACCAGATCTCCGCGAGGCTTTGTTGATGCCACAACGGGAGGTTCAGGTCCAAGTCACGATTCGTTTGGACGACGGCCGATTGGCCAATTACGTCGGCTTTCGTGTCCAGCACGATCACAGCCGCGGACCGATGAAGGGTGGTTTGCGTTTTCATCCGGAAGTCGATTTGGATGAGACGCGGGCGCTGGCCAGTTTGATGACCTGGAAAACCGCGGTGGTCGATCTGCCTTATGGCGGCGCCAAAGGCGGCATTGGGATCGATCCCAGCCAGCTTTCTCGGGGTGAGATCGAGCGTCTTACGCGGGCATTCGTCGATCAAATTCACGACATTGTCGGCCCGGACACTGACATTCCCGCGCCTGACATGGGAACCGATCACCAAGTCATGGCTTGGTTTCGAAACCAGTGGGAGAAGTATCACGGGTTCCATCCTGCCGTGATCACCGGCAAACCGGTGGAAGAATACGGTGCCAAAGGCCGCGAAGAAGCGACCGGACGCGGCGTTGGAACGTTGACAGTCAAACTGTCGAAACGTTTGGGAATGGATCCACTGAAGACCCGCGTGGCCATTCAGGGATTCGGCAACGTGGGGTCTCACGCGGCTAAGTTCTTGCACGATGCACAGTTCCCAATCGTGGCCGTTTCCGACATCACCGGCACCTATTACAACGCTGACGGCCTAAACATTCCCGAGTTGTTGCGTCACAAGTTTTCGCATCCGAAGGGATTGTTGGAAGGCTTTGAGCATGCCGAGCATTTGCCGATGGACGCGCTGCTCAAGCTGGAACATGTCGAAGTGTTGATTCCCGCGGCATTGGGCGGTGTGATCACGCAGAAGAATGCACAAGACATCCACGCTCGTGTCATCATCGAGGCTGCCAACGGCCCCGTTGATCCGGATGCGGACGCGGCGCTTCATGACCGCGGCGTGACAATCCTGCCGGACATCCTGGCCAACGCGGGCGGTGTGACGGTCAGTTACTTCGAATGGGTGCAGAATCGTCAGCACTATCGATGGCCATTGGACCGTGTCCGACAAGAGCTGGATCACACCATGAACGAGGCGTTCGAAAAGGTGTGGCAGATGGCGGCACAGCACGAAGTGTCCTTGCGAACCGCTGCCTACATGATCGGCATCAGTCGCGTTCGTCGTGCATCCGAGCTTGCGGGTCTGGCGTAA
- a CDS encoding 2-oxoacid:ferredoxin oxidoreductase subunit beta, producing the protein MNLPVLKAADFASDQDVRWCPGCGDYSILAQMKKVLPDLGVPREKIVFVSGIGCSSRFPYYMNTYGMHSIHGRAPTFATGLKSTRPDLMVWVITGDGDALSIGGNHFIHCLRRNLDVNIVLFNNRIYGLTKGQYSPTSAEGQITKSTPMGAIDHPLSPLSVALAAEATFVARSIDAHVQHLGKTLKAAAEHKGTSLVEVYQNCNVFNDGAMAYAQERKQRADNVIELEHGKPLIFGADNDKGIRLVGSHLEVVNTADVPADDLLIHDAHDPNPSIQMMLARMRYPEMPEPIGVLRSVSGIPTYNDQINEQVTQAKAARGEGDLAALFRSGDTWEVTA; encoded by the coding sequence GACTTCGCCTCCGATCAAGACGTTCGTTGGTGCCCCGGCTGCGGTGACTATTCCATTCTCGCGCAAATGAAAAAGGTGCTGCCCGACCTCGGCGTGCCTCGTGAGAAGATCGTGTTTGTTAGCGGCATCGGCTGCAGCAGCCGCTTCCCGTACTACATGAACACCTACGGCATGCACAGTATCCACGGCCGTGCACCGACATTTGCAACGGGTTTGAAATCGACCCGTCCTGATTTGATGGTGTGGGTCATCACCGGCGATGGCGATGCGTTGTCGATTGGTGGCAACCACTTCATTCACTGTTTGCGTCGTAACCTCGACGTCAACATCGTGCTTTTCAACAACCGCATCTACGGTTTGACCAAAGGTCAGTACAGCCCAACCAGTGCGGAAGGTCAGATCACCAAGAGCACCCCCATGGGTGCGATCGATCACCCGCTGAGCCCGTTGTCGGTCGCGTTGGCTGCCGAGGCGACTTTCGTGGCTCGCAGCATCGACGCTCATGTTCAGCACCTGGGCAAGACTTTGAAGGCGGCCGCCGAACACAAAGGGACATCTTTGGTCGAGGTGTACCAGAACTGCAACGTGTTCAACGACGGTGCGATGGCTTACGCGCAAGAACGCAAGCAACGTGCGGACAACGTGATCGAGCTGGAACATGGCAAGCCGTTGATCTTCGGTGCCGATAACGACAAAGGCATTCGTTTGGTGGGAAGCCATCTCGAGGTGGTCAACACCGCAGACGTGCCCGCGGATGATTTGCTGATCCATGACGCACACGATCCGAACCCATCGATTCAGATGATGTTGGCTCGCATGCGTTACCCAGAGATGCCGGAACCGATCGGCGTTTTGCGGAGCGTGTCAGGGATCCCGACCTACAACGACCAAATCAACGAACAAGTCACGCAAGCCAAAGCGGCACGTGGTGAGGGCGACCTCGCAGCGTTGTTCCGTAGCGGCGATACATGGGAGGTAACTGCCTGA
- the cysK gene encoding cysteine synthase A, which yields MGGNCLMSRGTTFENITRAIGDTPMVQINRLVPSDQATVFAKCEFFQPLNSVKDRIGMAMIEAGERDGRINQGTHIIEPTSGNTGIALAFVCAAKGYKLTLTMPESMSVERRALLRAMGANLVLTPAGDGMKGAITTAQELVDQTENAFMPQQFENPANPAVHEATTGPEIWADTDGKIDAIVAGVGTGGTITGAARFLKKQNPDFKAFAVEPKHSPVISGGSPGKHRIQGIGAGFIPGNLDTSIIDDVVQVDDEDAFEWGRQLAKQEGIVAGISSGANMWAAAQIAARPEMKGKRIVTVMCSLGERYLSTPLFGDLGL from the coding sequence ATGGGAGGTAACTGCCTGATGTCACGAGGAACCACGTTCGAAAATATCACCCGCGCGATTGGTGACACCCCGATGGTGCAAATCAATCGTTTGGTGCCATCGGATCAAGCCACCGTTTTCGCGAAATGCGAGTTCTTTCAACCGCTGAACAGCGTGAAAGATCGAATCGGGATGGCCATGATCGAAGCCGGTGAACGCGACGGCCGCATCAATCAGGGAACTCACATCATCGAACCCACCAGCGGCAACACAGGGATCGCATTGGCGTTCGTTTGTGCCGCCAAAGGTTACAAGCTGACGCTGACGATGCCCGAATCGATGTCGGTGGAACGTCGGGCGTTGTTGCGAGCGATGGGAGCGAACTTGGTCCTGACTCCGGCAGGCGACGGAATGAAAGGGGCGATCACCACGGCGCAAGAGTTGGTGGATCAAACCGAAAACGCCTTCATGCCTCAGCAGTTTGAAAATCCGGCCAACCCAGCCGTCCACGAAGCGACGACCGGTCCCGAAATCTGGGCCGACACCGACGGCAAGATCGATGCGATCGTTGCGGGAGTCGGCACGGGCGGAACGATCACTGGGGCCGCTCGATTCTTGAAGAAACAAAACCCGGACTTCAAGGCGTTTGCTGTGGAGCCAAAACATTCGCCCGTGATCAGTGGCGGATCACCTGGCAAGCACCGCATTCAAGGAATTGGAGCAGGCTTCATTCCGGGCAACTTGGACACCTCCATCATTGATGATGTGGTTCAGGTCGACGACGAGGACGCTTTCGAATGGGGGCGTCAACTTGCCAAACAAGAAGGCATCGTGGCCGGGATCAGCAGTGGCGCAAACATGTGGGCCGCTGCTCAAATTGCCGCGCGTCCTGAGATGAAAGGCAAACGAATCGTCACCGTTATGTGCAGCCTCGGCGAACGTTACCTCAGCACGCCGTTGTTTGGTGACCTAGGCTTGTAA